The Bombyx mori chromosome 8, ASM3026992v2 genomic sequence tatccTCAGACAGCAACCTGCCATCGGTAAAGCTTCCCGTGCAAGAAGGTCGAGATTACTTGTGGGCGAAGACGAAAGCCGCCTTCAGATACGTGTACGAACATCACCGGAGGGAGGCCGACTGGTTCCTGAAAGCCGACGACGATACGTACGTCTGATGATTGTACTGGTATTTAGATAGTGCGACAGCCGAGACGACTATGAACTAACTACTACGCCAGTTCACAAGGTTTATAGacacctactggtggtaggaccacttgcgagtccatgcgggtaggtaccaccgccctgcctatttctgccgtgaagcagtaatccctttcaggcgggccgtgagctcgttgacccatacaggcaataaaaaaaaaacctcacagAATAAGCGAgctgaagtttttatttacttctttCTTAAAAAATACTAGATTGACGAACGAGTCTAAGGCGTGTTTGTTTACGTCTCCAGTGTCAAGTGTCAAGTGACGTCACAGTGTCACATGACTAATGTCACTCATGTCGAAACATTAGGTCgaagtcttttttttcctacctattcactggaaatctatgaggctattccagctacgcccggacgggtaggtgagctcacaggctcaacctgagcgaatttgctgacactagccctagcaagagcagagcttcgcagaatctaaaacCGGTtcgtaatcgcgacccactgagaagatccggcgagaaactcagtgagctgtcgAAGTCTCCATTTTACTGTTCAACATTAAAACTTCAATTGTGGTACACGCCCACGCGGGATTGCGATATGTCCTATCACATCAGAAACGATAGAAAACGAAATAACGTTGGAAGCGGCAAAACAATTGTATCATCGAAATTCATTgtgttaataaaaatgaatttatttaacaaaaaatattatttttaaaacaaatactcGTCACGTACCgttatgtaaattattatgaaGTATGACAAAAACATAACAACCGTCCTTCATGGTTTGAATTCGAAATGTCTCGCGTATCTAAACTCTAGCGCGAGTCGTATATCAACGAATGAATGTCATTCCAAATTGCACCgtaaaaacaaaatcattatTTGTCAAACGAAAATTCCATTGCTTTTATGTGTTACCTAATGTCTACTTTGAATCTCCCTAATTTGAATTGTAAGAGGGCAACACTGAAGTGCGACGCATCAGCTGATCGGCCATCTAAAAACATCGGTTTCCAAACTTCaacttctaatgaaatacgcacttaataATTCATGATTgtcttctacggtgaaggaataacattctgtaataaactgaaataataaataaataaataataaaatcaaacccgcaaaagtataatttgcgtaattactggtggtgggacctcttgtgagtgcgcacgggtaggtactaccgccctgcctatttctgccgtggaacagtaatgcgtttcggtttgaagggcggggcagccgttgtactgttaaaactgagactttaccactcatgtctcgagatgggtggctgcttttaagttgtagatgtctatgggccccggtaaccacttaactcctcgtgggccgtgagctcgtctacccacataAGCTTTTAAAAAAGTAAGTTAAATTCTATcgtaaaaagaaaatttatgaTCTTCGTAAGTATGCATTTGATAAAATCTTATTACAGTTATGTTGTCGTCGAAAATCTGAGGTACATGTTGGCTGACTACAGTAGCAACGATCCTGTGTACTTCGGATGCAGGTTCAAGCCGTTTACGCCCCAGGTGAGGAATTGAAGTCGAGAAATAACTATCTGAGCATGTCAAATATCTCTtctttttaaggaattttatgacctggtaactaacacctttaagtcatatcttatttttatgaaaaatgataatatggagttaaatgaaataaaatgaatatgattaatttgagatattaatcagctggtatgaaattaaattaaatgagttgagatgagataatatgggatgaaatataatctcagtaaaatggtggtcatttactgagactttttcagtggactttttgtaggatcccaagaagttacgtccagcggctttgttttattttcccacatttgtgcacttccacagatactaaacatttaataaaacacccttattaaacttgaagaaacactaaatagacaaaatacaacaaatcacacaacttccctcgcgttcccgccaaaaagtcatattttaatctattagaataatataaaaataatattttgtttgggattttatgacctggtaactaagacctttaagaaCAACTCAACAAAAAGTTCCGTCAAGACGGCCATCATAGCGTGCCTGTAGGGTAGTGTGTGTCGGCCACCCATGCACGTGCTCGTCCCCAGGGGTACATGAGCGGCGGCGCGGGCTACGTGCTCAGCCGGGAGGCGCTGGACCAGTTCGTGAACAAGGCGCTGCCCTCCCCGCATCTGTGCAAGGCCAGCGACCACGGCGCAGAGGACGCGGAGATCGGTACGTGTACCATCTGTCCGGGGGCCGCGCCCGATCTGACTACACACCGTCACAGACCACACACTGTCACTGACCACACACCATCACTGACCACCCACCATCACTGACCATACACCATCACTGACCACACACTGTCACTAACGATACACCGTCACGCGGATCGCACAATgcttgtaaaatatatatatttcgactttttttttattgtccgagcaggcagacgggcttacagctcacctgatggtaagtggttaccatcgcccacggacttcagcaatgccaggggcagagccaagccgctgcctaccgttacatCTCAACTTTAACACatcgatggtcggaccaaataccgGAGGAACTGAGGGtgcctgtcagcgacgcactccaccaagctacagaacgggatcgGACAGAGTCACGAGTCTAGTCTAATCACGTCTTAGAGCTGATACGTTTTAAACTTTATAACATTCAGTTTTACGTTCAGGCAAATGTCTCCACAACATCGGGGTGAGGGCGATGGACTCCCGCGACTCGATGAGGCGGGGCCGGTTCTTCCCGTTCGTCCCGCAGGACCACCTGTTCCCCAACAAGGACAAGGGCTTCTGGTACTGGAGCTACATCTACTACCCCAGCGACGAGGTAAGGGCGGCTTTCAACTAATCACTACATTCTATGCTTTGCGACCCACCGGTGGGCCGAGAGTAGTATCCGCAGAATCAGTTTTGTTTATCCGCGTTAATAGTTTGTGTTCGTTTCACATAGTGCAGCAATCATCACCACTGGTTAGTATATAAGTTAGTCCATGGCCCATCAGCTCATcatatacccgatcctgcggatcaaatggtaaacagttgacgtcgcccaaaacacgtcatttcggattctcccgatccactaacggtgcttttagataccacaagcaccggtcaacgttctcgtcgaacccgtcgcgtgcgatgaagggctcgacgagcgaattaacccatagacacagcccactgagtttctcgccggatcttctcagtaggttgtGTTTcagatgcggtggtagattctgcgaagcactgctcttgctagggtcagtgttacgaacgtcgtcaagtttgagccccgcgagctcacctgctTGTTAGGGTTACTCTGAAATGGCCtattatcagcttaggtatgaaaaaaagtCAGCTCATTCGTTCGTCCCGCTgatgttaatgtctatgggctccggtaaccacttaacgtcagacGGGCCGTGAGATCCTCGGCAAGatttttcaagattttttttcttcttcag encodes the following:
- the LOC101746328 gene encoding glycoprotein-N-acetylgalactosamine 3-beta-galactosyltransferase 1 isoform X2: MGRRFVLTLVIGISAGFSFAYILLTSTAGSRDVAWPAYRESLRDLDRHPIVNIVDHGSDEPAHKDEDRSIADELSKRVRVLCWVMTQPSNHEKKAKHVKATWGKRCNKLLFMSSVEDSNLPSVKLPVQEGRDYLWAKTKAAFRYVYEHHRREADWFLKADDDTYVVVENLRYMLADYSSNDPVYFGCRFKPFTPQGYMSGGAGYVLSREALDQFVNKALPSPHLCKASDHGAEDAEIGKCLHNIGVRAMDSRDSMRRGRFFPFVPQDHLFPNKDKGFWYWSYIYYPSDEGLDCCSDHAVTFHYVNPQQMYVFDYLIYHLRPYGITFGAGELPKILRNDTK